A stretch of DNA from Spirosoma endbachense:
AGCGAAGGATAGAATAGACGCTTAATCGCCTGGTAATTAGTAGCCTATATTTAGCTTCCGCCGTAGATAATAATCCGTTACCAGTAGTATACTTACGGCAAAAATGGTAAACGGATAACTAATCGGAAGGGCTTCGAGTGAACCATCTAAACTGGAAAGAAAACGATCCAGTCCAGACGATGTATGCTGGGCTGGCCCGGTAGGTAACACCAGCAAGCAAAAGAGAAGAATAAACAGCAGCGATGCAGCGATCATATACCACACTCTTGGGCTAATGATGGGCTCAAACTGTTTTGATTGCGAAACCATAACCTGACTCATCACCCGGCTACTAAAACCGGCTGATGGTTTCTCGACAAGGGTATACGATTCGAAAAGTTGACTCAGGGCTGCTTCTTTTGCCGACTCCAGTTCCGATTCAGCCTGTACCAGTTTCATAATGGTATTGGTAAAGTCAGCACCCGGTTTGTCGAGTTCTACTTTTTGGATCAGCTTCCTCAACGAATCTTCTTTTTCGTTCTCCATAGCTTAGCAGACCGTTTAGGTTAATAACTGGTTCATTTACAATAAAAAACGCAACTGCTCTTCCAGTACTTTTCTGGCCCGGAATAATTTTACCTTGATGTTGGATTCCGATAAGCCGGTGATTACCTCGATCTCTCTGATTGACTTTTCATCAAGGTAATACAACGTAATCAATAGCCCTTCTGTTACCGGCAATCGACTAATAGCAGCTTTAATATACTTCTGTTGCTCTGATAGCTGTAGATGGTCCAACTGAGGAGTCTGATACGAATGCGTATCGGGTTCCGTCATTTCGTCATGGATCGGAACCGTTGCGACTCGCTGATGGTCTAATTTAGTAATGGCTACCCGATAAACAATGGTGTAAAGCCAGGTGGAAAACTTTGATTTGCCTTCAAATTTATGGATTTGCTGATACGCTTTTACGAACGCTTCCTGCGCTACGTCTTCGGCATCTTCGGCATTCCGTATAATTCTTACCGCAATCGTATACGCCATATGCTTATAGCGGTCAACAAGAAATGCATAGGAAGCCGAGTCTCCATTTTTGACTTTGTCGATATAGACCTGATCTTCCGGTTGCTTCACGAGCCTGTTGGTTAGTTTGAGAATCTGTTCGCGCCCCTTACCCGATTAGACCTTCGTTTTCAAAATGAGGTTACAGCGTATAACCATTTTATTTTTATTTCTAAATTTTTACCAAAATCTGTAACCCGTTTTCTTTTTCAGATGTCATATGCTGCGAAAACCAGTTAGTAACAATCAGTAAACGAGTTGCTCTATGAATGGTGATGACATAAAACATATTCTTATTTCCCTTGGCGCATTCGCCAGTGTTTTCGGTATCATATATGTATTCCTGATGACACGTTCACGGGAACGCATGGCCATGATTGAACGGGGAGTCGATGCGTCTATTTTTTCGGGCAACGACTCTGTTTCGCCTACATTAAAATTCGGGATGCTCTTCGTAGGAATTGCCATCGGAATGATCGTTGGGGATGTCCTGCACGACAACTATGGGTTCAGTAAAGGCACTTCTTTTCTGGCTATGGTATTTTTATTCGGTGGGCTGAGTTTAATTCTCAACTTCGTAATTGAACGGTTTCTGGCCAAAAAGGGCTAACTATTTGTTAATCAGTTGTATATCAATTGTCCGTAGAGTCGGGCGATCCTTTCCCGGCCTGATCATTCCTGGTTAATTCCGTTACCGTTCCATTTCTACTTCTGTGATTTTCCAAAAGAGCCAAAAGCTCTTCGTGGTATCGCCTTGCCTTTACAGATCGATAAGTCAATACATCCATGAAAATACTAGCCTTACTTTTGATATCGATTCTCCTGGTGGGTCTGCATGGTGCAGTTGCCCAGAAAAACGTAGGAAGTTATTCAATCCACGGAATAATTGCTGATTCAGCAAACCATAAGCCCTTGACATTCATGACGATTCATTTACTGAAAAGCTCGGATGTGGCCATAAAAGTAGATTATTCCAGGGCGAATGGCTCATTTTCATTGGCAGGTCTGGAAGCGGGAAAGTACTCGCTGGCCATTCAGGGGGTCGGTTACAAGACCCGAAAAATCCCGGTCGAGTTGACCGATTCGCTTCAAAAGACAGTGGAACTGGGCATCGTAGCACTTACTCCTGACATGATGGGTCTGAAGGAAGTAGTCGTAGCCGGTACGAAACAAATTGTAAAACAGGAAATAGACCGCATTACCTACGATCTTCAGGCCGATCCTGAAAGTAAAGTGTTTAGTGTGCTGGACATGATGCGAAAAGTGCCGTTGCTTTCACTGGATGCCGATAATAATATCCTGATGAAAGGAAACAGCGATTTCAAGATCCTGATCAATGGTAAACCGTCGAGTATGATGGAGCGAAACTATAAGGATATTCTTCGGACAATGCCTGCTTCGTCCATCGAGCGTATTGAAGTGATTACGTCGCCCCCGGCCAAATACGATGCGGAGGGATTGGCAGGGATCATTAACATTATCACAACGAAAAAGCTGGATAACGGCTACAACGGTTCCGTCAATGTTAGCGAGCGTTTTCCTACCGGAGGGCCAGGCCTGGGCGGATCGGTTTCGGCTAAACTCGGTAAGTTTGGCATCTCAGCTTTTGGCGGAGCCAATCTGAATAATAATCGGACAGTTCGGGGTGGTATTCAGCGAATTACCACAGGGCAGCAGCCTACTGAGCTTTTGCAGGAAGGCACTACGGAGTCGAAGAGTCGGACGGCCTACATAGGCTACGAAATGAGTTATGAAATCGATACGC
This window harbors:
- a CDS encoding RNA polymerase sigma factor, with amino-acid sequence MKQPEDQVYIDKVKNGDSASYAFLVDRYKHMAYTIAVRIIRNAEDAEDVAQEAFVKAYQQIHKFEGKSKFSTWLYTIVYRVAITKLDHQRVATVPIHDEMTEPDTHSYQTPQLDHLQLSEQQKYIKAAISRLPVTEGLLITLYYLDEKSIREIEVITGLSESNIKVKLFRARKVLEEQLRFLL
- a CDS encoding DUF6249 domain-containing protein, whose protein sequence is MNGDDIKHILISLGAFASVFGIIYVFLMTRSRERMAMIERGVDASIFSGNDSVSPTLKFGMLFVGIAIGMIVGDVLHDNYGFSKGTSFLAMVFLFGGLSLILNFVIERFLAKKG